One genomic segment of Catalinimonas alkaloidigena includes these proteins:
- a CDS encoding Crp/Fnr family transcriptional regulator, with translation MHTLMLQAIRAITNIPEDQETKLLSICKSQSVRKGDLFIREGQVPHKFAFVNAGLFRYFYVDEKGNEFTKGFFPEGLFLSSYSAMIQEIPSYFTIEALENAEILVIDYEAWNDIRAQHPCWNEFLLAMMEKAFIIKEMREREFLLFDAEKRYLLFLDRYPGLDQRIRQHLIASYLGITSVALSRIRRKMGVVNLG, from the coding sequence ATGCATACATTGATGTTACAAGCAATACGAGCCATAACAAACATACCTGAAGATCAGGAAACCAAGTTGCTCAGCATTTGTAAGTCTCAGTCAGTCAGGAAAGGAGACCTTTTTATCCGGGAAGGGCAGGTGCCTCACAAATTTGCTTTCGTCAACGCAGGGCTCTTTCGTTACTTTTATGTAGATGAAAAGGGCAATGAGTTTACCAAAGGCTTTTTTCCCGAAGGCTTATTCCTGAGTTCTTACAGTGCCATGATACAGGAAATCCCTTCCTACTTCACCATAGAAGCGCTGGAAAATGCGGAAATACTGGTCATTGACTATGAGGCCTGGAATGACATTCGTGCGCAGCACCCTTGCTGGAATGAGTTCCTGCTAGCCATGATGGAAAAAGCCTTTATCATAAAAGAAATGCGGGAAAGAGAGTTTCTACTATTTGACGCAGAAAAGCGCTATTTGCTTTTTCTGGATCGTTATCCCGGACTGGACCAGAGAATCAGACAACACCTTATCGCTTCCTATCTGGGTATCACTTCGGTAGCCCTCAGCAGAATCCGAAGAAAAATGGGCGTCGTTAACCTAGGTTAA
- a CDS encoding SDR family oxidoreductase, whose translation MKLQDNTILITGGSSGIGLELASVLSSKGNRVLICGRSKSKLEKARQSIPELEIFVCDLAHQTERQNLYQRVAENYPECNVLVNNAAIVHRTDFRCDEAMMEKAEAEIQTNLMAPIALSKLFLPLLEKNVNPAIINITTGLVYAPKAAYPIYNASKAALHSFSQVLRHQLQENPVRIIEVQMTVVDTPWHEGNAPAMAISPQKAVKEMLSKLEKRQEEIRIAKVGMLNLLSRISPALAFKLINRS comes from the coding sequence ATGAAATTACAGGATAATACCATCCTGATCACCGGAGGGAGTTCCGGTATCGGTTTAGAACTCGCCAGCGTATTATCAAGCAAAGGAAATCGTGTGCTGATTTGTGGTCGTTCTAAAAGCAAACTGGAAAAGGCACGGCAGAGCATACCAGAACTGGAGATTTTCGTTTGTGACCTAGCGCACCAGACTGAACGACAGAACTTATATCAGCGGGTAGCAGAAAATTATCCTGAATGTAATGTGCTGGTCAATAATGCAGCGATCGTCCACCGCACGGACTTTAGATGTGATGAAGCTATGATGGAAAAAGCGGAAGCAGAAATTCAGACTAACCTGATGGCGCCCATTGCCCTTAGTAAACTGTTTTTACCACTGCTTGAGAAGAACGTAAACCCTGCCATCATCAACATTACCACTGGTTTAGTATATGCTCCTAAAGCTGCTTATCCCATTTACAACGCCAGCAAGGCTGCTTTGCATTCTTTTTCCCAGGTGCTCAGACATCAGTTGCAGGAAAATCCGGTAAGAATCATAGAGGTGCAGATGACTGTAGTAGATACGCCCTGGCATGAGGGGAATGCACCTGCTATGGCGATTTCACCTCAGAAAGCGGTAAAAGAAATGCTGAGTAAACTGGAAAAGCGTCAGGAAGAGATCAGGATTGCCAAAGTAGGTATGCTCAATCTCTTGTCCAGAATTTCGCCCGCGCTGGCTTTTAAACTGATTAACAGATCTTAG